In Capsicum annuum cultivar UCD-10X-F1 chromosome 11, UCD10Xv1.1, whole genome shotgun sequence, one genomic interval encodes:
- the LOC124888896 gene encoding uncharacterized protein LOC124888896, with protein sequence MAKKDAKSRLIRWVLLLDEFDFKVKDRKDIENQVANHLTRLEEEAIRKVSKRLEIEDNGIIRKCKPEMEMMSILEVCHSYPVGGHHIGARIAHKILQCGYYWQTIYKDSHDYAAACDQCQRQGLK encoded by the exons atggctaagaaggatgcaaagtcGAGGCTTATCCGTTGGGTGTTATTGCTGGATGAATTTGATTTCAAGGTGAAAGATAGAAAAGACATAGAAAATCAAGTTGCGAATCACTTGACTAGACTAGAGGAGGAAGCTATACGGAAGGTCTCTAAGAGATTAGAGATTGAAGACA aTGGAATCATTCGTAAGTGTAAACCTGAaatggagatgatgagcatacttgaagTGTGTCATTCATatccagttgggggtcatcatattGGAGCCCGCATAgctcataagatcctgcaatgtGGCTACTATTGGCAGACTATATATAAAGATTCCCATGACTATGCTGCAGCGTGTGATCAATGTCAACGACAAG GACTAAAATGA